The proteins below are encoded in one region of Tomitella fengzijianii:
- a CDS encoding PP2C family protein-serine/threonine phosphatase: protein MTLVLKYAARSDRGLVRGNNEDSVYAGARLLALADGMGGHAAGEVASQLIIAALAPLDDDDPGGDLLGKLEAATRAGNEAIADHVEEEPELEGMGTTLTAILFAGSRLGLVHIGDSRGYLLRDDQLTQITRDDTFVQSLVDQGRITAEQAKTHPQRSMIMRALTGNDIEPTLTMRESRAGDRYLLCSDGLSDVVSTETIADTMREGDHRECADRLIELALRSGGPDNITVVVADVIDLDYGQSRPIVAGAASDEEDEAPPPDTSAGRAAAMRPPAAKPRRVLATQPPPAAKRRWGRIGFVAALLIVLAGIAVTVAVMWIRSSYYVGESDGLVAVHRGMPGSVLGISMQSVQQVGCVDGEGTLQLVAPDADPADCDLLTIDDLQPAAREQVRSGLPGGSLENAQQQIGQLARTELLPVCRPAAPAPEPGTAPGAPPPAAPTAPAEPTPAPTPSDAAPTGASEFAPGQIPGQNCRVGA, encoded by the coding sequence GTGACGCTGGTACTCAAGTACGCCGCGCGCAGCGACCGCGGCCTGGTGCGCGGCAACAACGAGGACTCCGTCTACGCGGGCGCACGGCTGCTCGCCCTGGCCGACGGAATGGGCGGGCACGCCGCAGGCGAGGTGGCCTCCCAGCTGATCATCGCGGCGCTCGCGCCGCTGGACGACGACGATCCGGGCGGGGACCTGCTCGGCAAGCTCGAGGCCGCCACCCGCGCCGGCAACGAGGCCATCGCCGATCACGTGGAGGAGGAGCCCGAGCTCGAGGGCATGGGCACCACCCTCACCGCGATCCTGTTCGCCGGCAGCCGCCTGGGCCTGGTGCACATCGGCGACTCGCGCGGCTACCTGCTGCGGGATGACCAGCTCACACAGATCACCCGGGACGACACCTTCGTCCAATCGCTCGTCGACCAGGGGCGCATCACCGCCGAACAGGCCAAGACGCACCCGCAGCGTTCGATGATCATGCGTGCGCTCACCGGCAACGACATCGAGCCCACTCTGACGATGCGCGAGTCGCGCGCGGGTGACCGCTACCTGCTGTGCTCGGACGGCCTGTCCGACGTCGTCAGCACCGAGACCATCGCGGACACCATGCGCGAGGGCGATCACCGCGAATGTGCGGACCGCCTCATCGAGCTCGCGCTGCGCAGCGGCGGGCCGGACAACATCACCGTCGTCGTCGCCGACGTCATCGACCTCGATTACGGCCAGAGCCGGCCGATCGTCGCCGGCGCGGCGTCGGACGAGGAGGACGAGGCTCCGCCCCCGGACACGTCCGCGGGGCGCGCCGCGGCGATGCGCCCGCCGGCCGCCAAACCGCGCAGAGTCCTCGCGACCCAGCCGCCGCCGGCGGCGAAGCGGCGCTGGGGGCGCATCGGTTTCGTCGCCGCGCTGCTCATCGTGCTCGCGGGCATCGCCGTCACCGTGGCGGTCATGTGGATCCGCAGCAGCTACTACGTGGGCGAATCCGACGGCCTGGTCGCGGTGCACCGCGGGATGCCCGGATCCGTCCTCGGCATATCGATGCAGAGCGTGCAGCAGGTGGGGTGCGTCGACGGCGAAGGCACCCTGCAGCTCGTGGCGCCGGATGCCGACCCCGCGGACTGCGATCTGCTCACCATCGACGACCTGCAGCCCGCCGCGCGGGAGCAGGTGCGCTCGGGCCTGCCCGGCGGCAGCCTCGAGAACGCGCAGCAGCAGATAGGCCAGCTGGCGCGCACCGAGCTGCTGCCGGTCTGCCGCCCCGCCGCGCCCGCGCCGGAACCGGGCACGGCTCCCGGCGCGCCGCCGCCTGCCGCACCCACCGCCCCGGCCGAGCCCACCCCGGCGCCCACGCCGTCCGATGCCGCGCCGACGGGCGCCTCCGAGTTCGCCCCCGGCCAGATTCCGGGACAGAACTGTCGGGTGGGCGCCTGA
- a CDS encoding FHA domain-containing protein FhaB/FipA codes for MQALVLQLTRGGFLLLLWLLVWAVLRVLRTDVYAASGSRFSSARYPVKPARISGRRAKVAKHLVVTQGALAGTRITLGTQPVLIGRADDSTLVLTDDYSSARHARLSPRGSEWYVEDLGSTNGTYLDRVKVTTATPVPLGTPVRIGKTVIELRS; via the coding sequence GTGCAAGCTCTGGTGCTGCAACTGACGCGTGGCGGCTTCCTGCTGCTTCTGTGGCTATTGGTGTGGGCGGTGCTGCGCGTGCTCCGCACCGACGTCTACGCCGCTTCCGGCTCGCGGTTCTCCAGCGCCCGATATCCGGTCAAGCCCGCGCGCATCAGCGGCCGTCGCGCGAAGGTCGCCAAGCATCTCGTCGTCACGCAGGGCGCTCTGGCGGGGACCCGGATCACGTTGGGGACGCAGCCGGTGCTCATCGGCAGGGCCGACGATTCCACCCTGGTGCTCACCGACGACTACTCGTCTGCCCGGCATGCAAGGCTGTCGCCGCGCGGCTCGGAGTGGTACGTGGAGGATCTCGGTTCCACCAACGGCACCTATCTCGATCGCGTCAAGGTCACCACGGCCACGCCCGTCCCCTTGGGAACGCCGGTGCGCATCGGCAAGACCGTCATCGAGCTGCGCTCGTGA
- a CDS encoding FhaA domain-containing protein, producing the protein MGFVQRFERRLEGAVDDAFARVFGGKIMPAEVEAALRREASDGLRMQGDQPVVPNHYVLTVSDSDEQNLTADAELTLRSFATHLAGFIDEQRWQTYGDVSVELQSSPNLHTGQFRAQSSIDPDAGFSVSSDPVPGEAPPRGADSARPPQVPREAPDAPAGGLPSERYRARNEGRLTASPAPQPEAAPPRRGEEPRAEGRPLHDPPHPSGREPAYGGAAYNAWGDPGYAPDRTPGPDAQDGYPPRDRPPEDRAPRNYAAPGYGVQGQPPQDYPAQDHGAQNYGAQMYGTQGRGAQGYGAQGYGAQGYDPRGHAPQGYQPQAYGRQDYGQQDYDPRSGYPPQDHTQGYQQQEYPQAGGFGAWSQPRTQGVRLVLDDGSGRTFDLRQGSNVIGRGQSSHFRVPDTGVSRQHADVQWDGAVALLVDLNSTNGTVVNGNPVTEWQLAHGDIIRVGHTDIAVQFR; encoded by the coding sequence GTGGGGTTTGTGCAACGCTTCGAGCGCAGGTTGGAGGGCGCCGTGGACGACGCCTTCGCGCGGGTGTTCGGCGGCAAGATCATGCCGGCGGAGGTTGAGGCCGCGCTGCGCCGGGAGGCGTCCGACGGCCTCCGTATGCAGGGGGACCAGCCGGTGGTCCCCAATCACTATGTGCTGACGGTCAGCGATTCGGACGAACAGAACCTGACGGCCGACGCAGAGCTCACGCTGCGGTCGTTCGCCACGCACCTCGCCGGATTCATCGACGAGCAGCGGTGGCAGACCTACGGCGACGTGTCGGTGGAGCTGCAGTCGTCGCCCAACCTGCACACCGGACAGTTCCGGGCGCAGAGCTCGATCGACCCGGATGCCGGATTCTCCGTGTCCTCGGATCCGGTGCCCGGCGAGGCGCCGCCGCGCGGTGCGGACTCCGCGCGGCCGCCCCAGGTTCCACGGGAAGCGCCCGACGCGCCGGCCGGCGGCCTGCCGTCCGAGCGCTACCGCGCGCGCAACGAGGGCCGGCTCACCGCCTCCCCGGCCCCGCAGCCCGAAGCCGCCCCTCCGCGACGCGGCGAGGAGCCGCGGGCCGAGGGGCGGCCACTGCACGACCCTCCACATCCGAGCGGCCGGGAGCCCGCATACGGCGGCGCCGCCTACAACGCCTGGGGTGATCCGGGTTACGCACCTGACCGCACCCCCGGACCGGACGCCCAAGACGGATACCCGCCTCGGGACCGCCCGCCGGAGGACCGCGCCCCCCGGAATTATGCGGCGCCCGGCTACGGCGTGCAGGGGCAGCCGCCGCAGGACTACCCGGCTCAGGACCACGGAGCCCAGAACTACGGGGCCCAGATGTATGGAACACAGGGCCGCGGCGCTCAGGGCTACGGAGCTCAGGGCTACGGAGCTCAGGGCTACGACCCCCGCGGCCACGCCCCCCAGGGCTACCAGCCTCAGGCCTACGGACGGCAGGACTACGGACAGCAGGACTACGACCCGCGTTCGGGCTACCCCCCGCAGGATCACACGCAGGGCTACCAGCAGCAGGAGTACCCGCAAGCGGGAGGCTTCGGGGCCTGGTCGCAGCCGCGCACCCAGGGCGTACGGCTGGTCCTCGACGACGGCAGCGGACGCACCTTCGACCTGCGTCAGGGCTCCAACGTGATCGGCCGGGGCCAGTCCTCGCATTTCCGGGTGCCGGACACCGGCGTGTCCCGGCAGCACGCCGACGTCCAGTGGGACGGCGCGGTGGCGCTGCTCGTCGACCTGAACTCCACCAACGGCACCGTCGTCAACGGCAACCCGGTCACGGAGTGGCAGCTGGCGCACGGCGACATCATCCGCGTGGGCCACACGGACATCGCCGTCCAGTTCCGCTGA